A single window of Rubripirellula lacrimiformis DNA harbors:
- a CDS encoding tyrosine-type recombinase/integrase, translating to MHCETFPRHLKVAVDAAGIHKHVTSHTFRHCFATHLLWSGTDIRVVQELLGHSDVKTTMIYTHVMNRPGVVVVSPLDRLQEVTQRRGAEDGGVKVGEAALGSL from the coding sequence TTGCACTGCGAAACATTCCCACGACATTTGAAAGTCGCGGTCGATGCGGCGGGCATCCACAAGCATGTCACCAGCCACACTTTTCGACATTGCTTCGCAACCCATTTGCTGTGGTCCGGCACGGACATTCGCGTGGTTCAAGAACTGCTCGGGCACAGCGACGTGAAAACCACGATGATCTACACGCACGTCATGAACCGGCCGGGGGTCGTGGTGGTTAGTCCGCTGGATCGATTGCAAGAGGTCACTCAGCGGCGCGGCGCAGAGGATGGCGGCGTGAAGGTTGGCGAGGCAGCGTTGGGAAGTTTGTAG
- a CDS encoding transposase gives MVDTLLAAFAMFSLKDPSLLAFEERSGEPAIKRLFGIDAIPSDTSMREILDGIDTSHLNEAFADIFHELQRGNVLREFAFHNNHYLLAIDGTGYFCSSKIHCPECLERKTSGGKIQYVHQAVAAVLVHPDQKVVIPLAIEPIVKQDGETKNDCERNATRRLLRRIRLLYPKIKLIVVEDGLASNAPHIADLKDLKMSYLLGAKPGDHAHLFDQVIAAGDEDRIETLTRVDPIGNRVIQSETQYVSDLALNASNQSLRVNFLQHFEYDNDSGEVSKRFSWVTNVTLDRSLLSKFTAGGRSRWRIENETFNTLKNQGYHFEHNYGHGKQNLSTVLMLLMFLAFMVDQVQQACCPLFASVQEKFKSRRALWEKLRSHVNHFVFESFAELWQAMLSGSAMGVPPPRG, from the coding sequence CTTGGCTGCGTTTGCGATGTTCTCACTCAAAGACCCATCACTGTTAGCTTTTGAAGAACGGTCCGGCGAACCTGCCATCAAACGACTCTTCGGGATCGACGCTATTCCCAGCGATACGTCCATGCGAGAGATCCTTGATGGTATCGATACAAGTCATCTCAACGAAGCCTTTGCAGACATCTTCCACGAACTTCAACGCGGGAACGTCCTGCGAGAGTTCGCGTTCCACAACAATCATTACCTGCTAGCGATCGATGGCACTGGATACTTCTGTTCCTCAAAGATCCATTGCCCCGAGTGCTTGGAACGTAAAACCAGTGGTGGCAAGATTCAGTATGTGCATCAAGCGGTTGCCGCGGTGCTCGTTCATCCCGACCAGAAAGTCGTCATCCCACTGGCAATCGAACCCATCGTCAAACAAGACGGAGAAACCAAAAACGATTGCGAACGCAATGCGACACGACGCCTATTGAGGCGAATTCGCTTGCTCTATCCGAAGATCAAGCTGATCGTGGTCGAAGACGGACTGGCCAGCAACGCTCCGCACATCGCCGACCTGAAAGATCTGAAGATGAGTTACTTGCTCGGTGCAAAACCGGGTGACCACGCTCACTTGTTCGATCAAGTGATTGCTGCGGGCGACGAAGACCGAATCGAAACACTCACACGGGTTGACCCGATCGGTAACCGCGTCATCCAAAGCGAGACCCAGTACGTCAGTGACCTGGCGCTCAATGCGTCGAATCAATCTCTGCGAGTGAATTTTCTGCAGCACTTTGAATACGACAACGATAGCGGCGAAGTGAGCAAGCGATTCAGTTGGGTGACGAACGTCACGTTAGATCGTTCGCTGCTATCGAAATTCACCGCGGGAGGTCGTAGTCGCTGGCGGATTGAGAATGAGACGTTTAATACGCTCAAGAATCAAGGCTATCACTTTGAACACAACTACGGTCATGGAAAGCAAAACCTATCAACGGTACTGATGCTGCTGATGTTTTTAGCGTTCATGGTTGACCAAGTACAGCAAGCATGCTGTCCGCTGTTTGCCTCGGTGCAGGAGAAGTTCAAGAGTCGCCGAGCGTTGTGGGAAAAGCTTCGCAGCCATGTGAATCACTTCGTGTTTGAATCGTTTGCCGAACTTTGGCAAGCGATGCTCAGTGGATCGGCGATGGGTGTTCCGCCGCCTCGTGGATAA
- a CDS encoding c-type cytochrome domain-containing protein, translating to MKRCEIVAESWVRIGGLGWRSLDLSLGGNLSMRGLILVLGMLIGASFVGDRPATAAGISLGQRKAIQSANAAVQQAGSRFAAGDYDAAGVHIREAMGHVKTAAKDASPEVYDALLPSIQRISKAHTMLQFEGISLPPFRIPPRPEAAPPAAASEPAAKPAPAMKPAAPATTTPPAAPATGSPDGGISFTSSVAPILANRCGNCHVRGSKGGFSLATFAELMKGPAEGVVIFAGDTVGSRLIETIETGDMPRGGGKVTAEELNTLKQWIMAGAKFDGADPSAPITSGTPTPATGAASMVAPELRMATGKETVSFAKDIAPLLVENCKGCHIGAMQARGGLRMDTFAQLLRGGDSGAIVQPGKGADSLLVQKLRGMVGARMPAGGRPALPEASIQLISTWIDEGATLDGASDRQPLSVMSQLAWVASATAQEVSERRKAMAADHMKLVNASGAPVSEKVTDHFYVLGTASQPTLDLVAKLAEEQMKTVQSVTKGSAGEAFFHGRATLLVFPRRYDYSEFAKMVESRSIPSDWDSHWQFDGIDAYAAIVATDRDEEEQITSRLLSPLTSLAVSTRGGDVPRWLAEGVGVATAARKRGADRAQRQQMEYEISQAIAAMDNSKKFLDGKLTPEQSDRIGAAIAASLLDRTHRRNFDRCLRLLDQGKSFDQAFSESFGVTKEAFVDAWAKWAKG from the coding sequence GTGAAACGATGCGAAATCGTGGCCGAATCGTGGGTTCGTATTGGCGGTTTGGGATGGCGTTCATTGGATCTGTCTTTGGGTGGTAATTTGTCGATGCGTGGATTGATACTAGTTCTGGGCATGTTGATCGGGGCTAGTTTTGTAGGCGACCGACCGGCGACCGCAGCGGGCATCAGCTTGGGCCAGCGTAAAGCCATTCAATCCGCCAATGCTGCGGTTCAGCAGGCCGGAAGCCGGTTTGCGGCAGGCGACTACGATGCCGCGGGCGTCCACATTCGCGAAGCGATGGGACACGTCAAGACGGCCGCCAAGGATGCATCCCCGGAAGTCTACGACGCGTTGCTGCCGTCGATCCAGCGGATCAGCAAGGCGCACACCATGCTGCAGTTCGAAGGCATTTCGCTGCCACCGTTTCGGATCCCTCCGCGTCCCGAGGCAGCCCCCCCAGCCGCAGCGTCTGAACCGGCGGCCAAGCCCGCACCCGCCATGAAGCCGGCCGCGCCAGCCACCACCACCCCGCCCGCGGCCCCCGCGACTGGTTCGCCCGACGGCGGGATCAGTTTCACGAGCTCCGTTGCACCGATCCTGGCCAACCGATGTGGCAACTGTCACGTCAGGGGCAGCAAGGGCGGATTCAGTTTGGCGACCTTCGCAGAACTGATGAAGGGACCAGCCGAAGGCGTCGTGATCTTCGCTGGCGACACGGTCGGCAGCCGGTTGATCGAAACGATCGAAACCGGCGACATGCCTCGCGGCGGCGGCAAGGTCACGGCTGAAGAACTGAACACACTGAAGCAGTGGATCATGGCGGGCGCCAAGTTTGATGGTGCCGATCCATCAGCACCGATCACCAGCGGCACGCCAACACCGGCGACCGGGGCGGCAAGCATGGTCGCCCCCGAATTGCGAATGGCGACCGGCAAAGAAACCGTCAGTTTTGCCAAGGACATCGCGCCGCTGTTGGTCGAAAACTGCAAAGGCTGTCACATCGGTGCGATGCAGGCCCGCGGCGGATTGCGAATGGACACCTTCGCACAACTGCTGCGTGGCGGTGACAGCGGAGCCATCGTCCAACCCGGCAAGGGTGCCGATAGTTTGCTGGTCCAGAAACTTCGCGGCATGGTCGGTGCACGGATGCCGGCCGGTGGACGCCCAGCACTTCCCGAAGCATCGATTCAACTGATTTCAACATGGATCGACGAAGGAGCCACATTGGATGGTGCCAGCGATCGCCAACCCCTGTCGGTGATGAGCCAGTTGGCGTGGGTCGCATCGGCAACCGCCCAGGAAGTCAGCGAGAGACGCAAAGCGATGGCGGCTGACCACATGAAATTGGTCAACGCATCGGGTGCACCGGTATCCGAGAAAGTGACCGACCACTTCTATGTCCTGGGGACCGCGTCCCAGCCGACTCTGGACTTGGTTGCCAAGCTGGCCGAAGAACAGATGAAGACGGTTCAGTCGGTCACCAAGGGATCGGCAGGCGAAGCATTCTTTCACGGCCGAGCCACTTTGCTCGTATTCCCCCGCCGTTACGACTACAGCGAGTTCGCCAAAATGGTCGAATCCCGCAGCATCCCCAGCGACTGGGATAGCCATTGGCAGTTCGACGGCATCGATGCCTACGCCGCGATCGTGGCGACCGACCGAGACGAAGAAGAACAGATCACCAGCCGGTTGCTGTCGCCGTTGACCAGTCTGGCCGTTTCGACACGCGGCGGCGATGTGCCCCGTTGGTTGGCCGAGGGAGTGGGCGTTGCGACCGCCGCGCGGAAACGCGGTGCCGACCGCGCCCAACGACAACAGATGGAATACGAAATCTCCCAAGCGATCGCGGCGATGGACAATTCCAAGAAATTCCTGGACGGCAAACTGACCCCGGAACAGAGTGATCGGATCGGGGCCGCGATCGCCGCCAGCCTGTTGGACCGAACCCACCGCAGAAACTTTGATCGCTGCTTGCGTCTGCTAGACCAAGGCAAATCGTTCGACCAGGCATTTTCCGAATCGTTCGGTGTGACCAAGGAAGCGTTCGTCGACGCCTGGGCCAAGTGGGCAAAAGGTTAG
- the rpmF gene encoding 50S ribosomal protein L32, whose protein sequence is MAVPKRKHSNARTGSRRAHDRVKKRQIAYCPQCSTAVPTHSICPKCGYYQGRTVVEHEDA, encoded by the coding sequence ATGGCTGTCCCTAAACGAAAACACTCCAACGCCCGAACCGGCAGCCGCCGCGCACACGATCGCGTCAAAAAACGCCAAATCGCTTACTGCCCGCAGTGCAGCACCGCCGTTCCCACCCACTCGATTTGCCCCAAATGTGGTTATTACCAAGGGCGAACCGTTGTGGAACATGAAGACGCCTAG
- the fabD gene encoding ACP S-malonyltransferase, protein MKSVGILFPGQGAQAPGMGVWLCNTYPLARRLFDEAADVLGYDLHSLCSDGPAEKLNATEFSQPALFTVGIAAANVLREEQPERIAAVKAAAGLSLGEYTAVCFAGGLSFANALKLVQRRGEAMQSAADVVPSGMASVLGLDLDAVQKLCDDCRQEGEVLQPANLLCPGNIAVSGHITAIERLIPMATEAGAMKVIPLSVAGAFHTSLMAPAVDKLKAALDEMPITDTDMPVYSNVDAAPHTKADEIRDLLSRQVVGPVLWESSIRRMMDDGIESFDEVGTGRILRGTLKRINRKTPTDGFGDE, encoded by the coding sequence ATGAAATCAGTCGGCATTCTCTTTCCCGGCCAGGGCGCTCAGGCACCCGGTATGGGCGTTTGGCTCTGCAATACCTACCCGCTTGCGCGACGTTTGTTCGACGAAGCGGCCGACGTGCTGGGATATGACCTGCACTCGCTATGCAGCGATGGCCCCGCAGAAAAACTGAATGCGACCGAATTCAGCCAGCCTGCGTTGTTCACCGTCGGGATCGCTGCGGCCAACGTGCTGCGTGAAGAACAACCCGAACGGATCGCAGCGGTCAAAGCCGCAGCCGGACTTAGCTTGGGCGAATACACCGCGGTCTGCTTTGCAGGCGGTCTGTCCTTTGCCAATGCGCTGAAATTGGTTCAACGTCGCGGCGAAGCGATGCAATCAGCAGCCGACGTGGTCCCCAGCGGGATGGCCAGCGTTTTGGGGCTGGATCTGGATGCCGTCCAGAAACTTTGCGACGATTGCCGACAAGAAGGCGAGGTTCTGCAACCCGCTAACCTGCTGTGCCCCGGCAACATCGCGGTGTCCGGCCACATCACGGCGATCGAGCGATTGATCCCGATGGCGACCGAAGCGGGCGCGATGAAGGTGATCCCATTATCGGTCGCCGGCGCATTCCACACTTCGCTGATGGCACCGGCCGTCGACAAGCTGAAGGCTGCGTTGGACGAAATGCCGATCACCGACACCGACATGCCGGTCTACAGCAACGTCGATGCTGCCCCGCACACCAAGGCCGATGAAATTCGCGACCTGCTGAGCCGCCAAGTGGTTGGACCGGTGCTGTGGGAATCGTCGATCCGTCGCATGATGGACGATGGAATCGAAAGCTTCGATGAAGTCGGTACCGGGCGAATCCTGCGAGGCACGCTGAAGCGAATCAACCGCAAAACGCCGACCGACGGCTTCGGCGACGAATAA
- a CDS encoding class I SAM-dependent methyltransferase, whose translation MSTAQERTLAQYHGLMRVNASAHLLRVAREVGLIAALRSGQQTAEQLADSLQWAHHSAALLIDGLISIGIIEQYGEDYALSRAGHLLCQYDDDLGDAAWQKLASVVRGDDQRSEHDDAERFAYVAATQWSHTSSAMQAAEILDIGEGGQYSGLKILDLGCGSAVWSCAIAHRDPESSVTAADTPAALEAAQSTADSIELTDRFTTIPGDPLTVELPADEFDLVLVAQRISCLDGKAGQKLLAKATRAAKPGGRVVVIDVFRGPTKPNLTECIEALRLDLGTRGGRLRSLEEAQADMQDAELQRIQFTFLAASDINMGMAVGTKLELSD comes from the coding sequence ATGTCGACCGCCCAAGAGCGCACCCTGGCCCAATACCACGGTCTGATGCGGGTCAACGCATCGGCCCACCTGTTGCGAGTCGCACGTGAAGTCGGGTTGATCGCCGCGCTACGAAGTGGTCAGCAAACGGCCGAACAGTTGGCCGATTCACTGCAATGGGCTCACCATTCGGCCGCCCTTTTGATCGACGGGCTGATTTCGATCGGCATCATCGAACAGTACGGTGAAGACTATGCATTGTCGCGAGCCGGCCATTTGCTGTGCCAGTATGACGATGACTTGGGGGATGCGGCCTGGCAAAAACTGGCGTCCGTCGTTCGGGGTGACGATCAACGCAGCGAACATGACGATGCCGAGCGATTTGCGTATGTGGCGGCTACCCAGTGGTCGCACACGTCGTCGGCGATGCAAGCGGCAGAGATCCTAGACATTGGCGAAGGCGGCCAGTACAGCGGGCTGAAGATTTTGGACCTGGGGTGCGGATCGGCCGTCTGGAGCTGTGCGATCGCCCACCGTGATCCTGAGTCGTCGGTCACCGCTGCGGACACACCGGCGGCACTGGAAGCCGCCCAGAGCACCGCTGATTCGATCGAATTGACTGATCGGTTCACCACGATCCCTGGCGATCCGTTGACGGTGGAGCTGCCTGCGGACGAATTCGATCTCGTACTGGTGGCCCAGCGAATTTCGTGTTTGGACGGCAAAGCGGGCCAGAAACTGTTGGCCAAAGCCACCAGGGCGGCGAAACCAGGCGGCCGTGTGGTCGTGATCGATGTTTTCCGAGGCCCTACCAAACCGAATTTGACCGAGTGCATCGAGGCCCTGCGGCTGGACTTGGGGACTCGCGGCGGACGACTTCGATCGCTGGAAGAGGCCCAGGCCGACATGCAGGATGCCGAATTGCAACGGATCCAATTCACATTTTTGGCCGCCAGCGACATCAACATGGGGATGGCGGTGGGAACCAAATTGGAACTTTCGGACTGA